From the Halomonas meridiana genome, one window contains:
- the secA gene encoding preprotein translocase subunit SecA translates to MINNLLRKVVGSKNDREVKRMQKSVQSINALEETLAGLSDAELQAKTLELRQRLDDGAALDSLLPDAFAVVREASKRVMGMRHFDVQMVGGMTLHRGRIAEMKTGEGKTLVATLAVYLNALTRKGVHVVTVNDYLARRDAEWMRPLYEFLGLTVGVIFAGQTGEEKRHAYQCDITYGTNNEFGFDYLRDNMAFSLEDKVQRGLHYAIVDEVDSILIDEARTPLIISGAVDENTDLYGIVNRLAQQLEQGEVSEDEDAPVSGDFVLDEKQKQVELTEQGHNKVEELMRAEGLLGEGESLYAAQNLNLLQHMHSALRARHLYHLDVDYIVAEGQVVIVDEHTGRTMPGRRWSEGLHQAVEAKEGVTVQRESQTLASTTFQNYFRLYEKLSGMTGTADTEAFEFRQIYGLDVIVIPTNRPLARKDLNDLVYLSAEEKYEAIIKDVKAETDAGRPVLVGTASIETSEYLARLMREAGLKFNVLNAKQHQSEAEIIAQAGRPGAITIATNMAGRGTDIMLGGNWEAEAAKLHNPSQAQIDALKAEWQKRHDAVLEAGGLHVVGSERHESRRIDNQLRGRAGRQGDPGSTRFFLSLEDSLMRLFGSDRVKRLMQALGLERGEAIEHKMVSNAVERAQKKVEGRNFDIRKQLLEYDDVANDQRRVIYEQRNEILASDDVSAAVVGIREEVMQDAISDYVPPQSLAEQWDLPGLEAHLKTEFNLDAPVVKWADEDERFSEEKLRERLQTMHRDAYQAKIESAGEALIRRFEKQVMLQVLDTRWKEHLQSMDHLRRGIHLRGYAQKNPKQEYKRESFELFQHLLTNIKADVTRILSHVQVRQPEEVDALEQKRREELAREKATAASRHEAPDTEPSEAAPGADGRPLRRENPKVGRNDPCVCGSGKKYKQCCGKLS, encoded by the coding sequence ATGATTAACAACTTGTTACGTAAAGTAGTCGGTTCCAAGAACGACCGTGAAGTCAAGCGCATGCAGAAAAGCGTGCAGAGCATCAATGCGCTGGAAGAGACCCTGGCGGGCCTGAGCGATGCCGAGCTTCAAGCGAAAACTCTAGAACTGCGCCAGCGCCTAGACGACGGGGCAGCGCTGGATAGCCTACTGCCCGATGCGTTTGCCGTGGTGCGTGAAGCCAGCAAGCGAGTCATGGGAATGCGCCACTTTGACGTGCAAATGGTCGGTGGTATGACCTTGCATCGTGGTCGAATCGCGGAAATGAAAACCGGGGAAGGTAAAACGCTGGTTGCCACGCTCGCGGTCTATTTGAACGCGCTGACCCGTAAAGGCGTGCATGTCGTGACCGTGAACGACTACCTTGCCCGTCGCGATGCGGAGTGGATGCGCCCCCTGTATGAATTCCTGGGGCTCACGGTGGGCGTTATTTTCGCCGGACAGACGGGGGAAGAGAAACGTCACGCGTACCAGTGTGACATTACCTACGGCACCAACAACGAGTTTGGCTTCGACTACCTGCGCGACAACATGGCGTTCTCGCTGGAAGACAAAGTCCAGCGCGGTTTGCACTACGCGATTGTCGACGAAGTGGACTCCATCCTGATCGATGAAGCGCGCACGCCGCTGATCATCTCCGGCGCGGTAGATGAAAATACCGACCTCTATGGCATCGTCAACCGCCTCGCCCAGCAGCTCGAGCAGGGAGAAGTCTCCGAAGATGAGGACGCGCCGGTAAGCGGCGATTTCGTGCTCGACGAGAAGCAGAAGCAGGTAGAGTTGACCGAACAGGGGCACAACAAAGTCGAAGAGCTCATGCGAGCCGAAGGGCTGTTGGGCGAAGGCGAGTCGCTCTACGCCGCGCAAAACCTCAACCTGTTACAGCACATGCACTCTGCGCTGCGCGCACGCCATCTCTATCACCTGGATGTGGATTACATCGTCGCCGAAGGTCAGGTAGTGATCGTCGACGAGCACACTGGCCGCACGATGCCGGGCCGTCGTTGGTCCGAGGGGTTGCACCAAGCCGTCGAAGCCAAAGAGGGAGTAACGGTTCAGCGAGAAAGTCAGACGTTGGCGTCTACCACGTTCCAGAACTACTTCCGTCTGTATGAAAAGTTGTCGGGCATGACGGGCACGGCGGATACCGAAGCGTTCGAATTCCGTCAGATTTACGGCCTGGATGTCATCGTCATTCCCACCAACCGTCCGCTGGCGCGTAAGGATCTCAACGATCTGGTGTACCTCAGTGCGGAAGAGAAGTACGAAGCCATCATCAAAGACGTGAAGGCGGAAACCGACGCTGGTCGCCCGGTGTTGGTGGGTACCGCCTCCATTGAAACGTCTGAGTATTTAGCTCGCCTAATGCGTGAGGCTGGGCTGAAATTTAACGTTTTGAACGCCAAGCAGCACCAAAGCGAAGCGGAAATTATTGCCCAGGCTGGCCGTCCCGGCGCGATCACTATCGCTACCAACATGGCGGGTCGCGGTACCGATATCATGCTAGGCGGTAACTGGGAAGCTGAGGCCGCTAAGCTGCACAACCCCTCGCAAGCTCAAATCGATGCGCTCAAAGCCGAGTGGCAAAAGCGCCATGATGCGGTGCTGGAAGCCGGTGGCTTGCACGTGGTGGGCTCTGAGCGCCATGAATCTCGACGTATCGATAACCAGCTCCGTGGTCGTGCCGGTCGTCAGGGCGATCCAGGCTCTACACGCTTCTTCCTCTCGCTGGAAGACAGCCTCATGCGCCTATTTGGCTCCGACCGGGTGAAGCGCTTGATGCAGGCGCTGGGGCTTGAGCGTGGCGAAGCCATCGAGCACAAGATGGTTTCCAATGCGGTCGAGCGCGCGCAGAAGAAAGTAGAAGGGCGTAACTTCGATATTCGTAAGCAGCTGCTGGAGTACGATGACGTTGCCAACGATCAGCGCCGCGTGATTTACGAGCAGCGTAATGAAATCCTTGCCTCTGATGACGTCTCCGCTGCGGTGGTGGGTATTCGAGAGGAGGTAATGCAAGACGCAATTAGCGACTACGTGCCCCCTCAAAGTCTGGCCGAGCAGTGGGATCTGCCTGGTCTGGAAGCGCATCTGAAAACGGAGTTCAATCTCGATGCTCCGGTCGTTAAGTGGGCGGACGAGGACGAGCGCTTCAGTGAAGAGAAGTTGCGCGAGCGTCTGCAAACCATGCATCGAGACGCCTACCAAGCGAAGATCGAGTCCGCTGGTGAAGCGCTGATTCGTCGCTTCGAGAAACAGGTGATGCTGCAAGTGCTGGATACCCGCTGGAAAGAGCACCTGCAGTCCATGGATCATTTGCGTCGCGGTATCCACCTGCGTGGCTATGCACAGAAAAACCCCAAACAGGAGTACAAGCGCGAGTCCTTCGAGCTGTTCCAGCATCTGTTGACCAACATCAAAGCCGATGTCACGCGTATTCTCAGCCACGTTCAGGTGCGTCAGCCAGAAGAGGTCGATGCTCTGGAGCAGAAGCGCCGTGAAGAACTGGCCCGTGAGAAGGCGACGGCTGCTAGCCGTCATGAGGCACCCGATACCGAGCCGAGCGAAGCCGCTCCCGGCGCCGATGGTCGTCCGCTGCGTCGTGAAAACCCGAAAGTCGGCCGCAACGACCCCTGCGTATGTGGCTCCGGTAAGAAGTACAAGCAGTGCTGCGGCAAATTGAGCTAA
- a CDS encoding DUF721 domain-containing protein translates to MSIKVKRSRAQPIAQLLTKSGGVGQLMRQTRLIDQAQRHLRAHLPDEMREHIFVGGFSSGRLTLISGQASWLTWLRYEQSRLLSLLHQLPGFEGVTGFTLKVRPVRPIESPKRFTRTLSDDAGKTLAECAKDTDSPSLRHALERLASHARSEDTKTSR, encoded by the coding sequence ATGAGTATAAAGGTTAAGCGTTCTCGCGCACAGCCCATTGCCCAACTGCTGACCAAGTCAGGCGGCGTTGGCCAGCTCATGCGGCAAACACGCTTGATTGATCAAGCGCAGCGCCATCTTCGCGCTCATTTACCCGACGAGATGCGCGAACACATTTTCGTGGGCGGCTTCAGCAGCGGGCGCCTGACTCTCATCAGCGGACAAGCAAGCTGGCTGACGTGGCTACGCTATGAACAGTCGCGACTATTATCGTTACTTCATCAGCTCCCTGGCTTTGAAGGGGTAACAGGATTTACCCTCAAAGTACGTCCCGTACGCCCCATCGAATCGCCTAAACGCTTCACGCGAACGCTTTCCGACGACGCAGGCAAAACCTTGGCCGAATGCGCCAAAGACACCGACAGCCCTAGCCTGAGACATGCCTTAGAGCGCTTGGCCTCTCACGCGCGTTCGGAAGATACCAAAACGTCACGCTAG
- the lpxC gene encoding UDP-3-O-acyl-N-acetylglucosamine deacetylase: MIRQRTLQNVIRATGVGLHSGKKVHMALRPAPANTGIVFVRTDLDPVVHVPARAELVEDTTLCTALSHEGVKVATVEHLMSAFAGLGIDNAYVDISAPEVPIMDGSASPFVFLIQSAGILEQDAAKKFIRIKRRIGVTDGDKEATFLPHQGFKVSFAIDFDHPVFEQQKQTALIDFSTTSFVKEVSRARTFGFMRDLEYLRSNNLALGGSLENAIVVDDYRIVNEGGLRYEDEFVKHKVLDAIGDLYQLGYSLIGEFRGVKSGHALNNQLCRELMAQPDAYEIVTFEEEKAVAPISYAAPAMA, from the coding sequence ATGATCAGACAACGCACATTACAAAACGTCATTCGCGCCACTGGAGTGGGTCTGCACTCTGGCAAAAAAGTCCATATGGCTTTGCGTCCGGCGCCGGCCAACACCGGCATTGTGTTTGTCAGAACCGATCTGGACCCCGTGGTACATGTACCTGCCCGTGCCGAGCTAGTCGAAGACACCACGCTGTGTACGGCACTCTCTCATGAAGGCGTCAAAGTGGCGACCGTCGAGCACCTCATGTCCGCCTTTGCGGGTTTGGGCATCGACAATGCCTACGTCGATATCAGCGCCCCCGAAGTGCCTATCATGGATGGTAGCGCTAGTCCGTTCGTTTTTCTGATTCAATCGGCCGGTATCCTGGAGCAGGACGCGGCGAAAAAATTTATTCGCATCAAGCGCCGTATTGGCGTGACCGATGGCGATAAAGAAGCCACCTTTTTGCCCCATCAAGGTTTCAAGGTTTCGTTTGCCATCGATTTCGACCATCCGGTTTTCGAACAGCAGAAACAAACTGCGCTGATCGATTTTTCGACCACGTCGTTTGTCAAAGAAGTCTCACGGGCGCGCACCTTTGGGTTCATGCGCGATCTAGAGTACCTGCGCTCCAACAATTTAGCCTTGGGGGGCAGCCTGGAAAACGCAATCGTGGTCGACGATTACCGTATCGTCAACGAGGGCGGTCTGCGCTACGAAGACGAGTTCGTCAAACACAAGGTGCTGGATGCCATTGGCGATTTGTACCAGCTGGGATACAGCTTGATTGGCGAATTCCGTGGCGTGAAGTCGGGTCATGCCCTGAATAATCAGCTGTGCCGTGAGCTGATGGCTCAGCCGGATGCTTACGAGATCGTGACGTTCGAAGAAGAGAAGGCCGTGGCCCCTATCTCCTATGCGGCACCGGCGATGGCGTAA
- the ftsA gene encoding cell division protein FtsA, with protein MAGSPNASNMVVGLDIGTSKVVAIVGQPTDDGGIEIAGIGSHPSRGMKRGVVINIESTVQSIQRAVEEAELMAGCDIHSVYVGVAGSHISSMNSDGVVAIKEREVTPSDIDRVIDSARARAISEGQRVLHVLPQEFSIDAQGGIREPLGMSGVRLEAQVHLVTAALNAVQNIEKCVRRCGLDVDAIILEQLASSMAVLTEDERELGVCMVDIGGGTTDMAIFTEGAIRHTAVIPIAGDQVTNDIAMALRTPTQHAEEIKVKYACALTQLAASDEMIKVPSVGDRPARDLSRQALAEVVEPRYEELFTLVRDELRRSGYEDMVAAGVVLTGGTSRMEGVSELAEEIFHMPVRIACPQNVRGLADVVRNPIYATGVGLLHYALQETRHGQGLESHGGVVAAHKGRNELARRDIKDGHSALARIKGWFKGNF; from the coding sequence ATGGCAGGCTCACCCAACGCATCCAATATGGTTGTCGGGCTGGACATTGGAACGTCCAAGGTCGTCGCGATAGTCGGTCAACCCACCGATGATGGTGGGATTGAAATTGCCGGTATCGGTTCACATCCGTCGCGCGGCATGAAGCGCGGCGTCGTCATCAATATCGAATCGACGGTTCAGTCGATTCAGCGCGCCGTAGAAGAAGCGGAGTTGATGGCAGGGTGCGATATTCACTCGGTGTACGTGGGTGTGGCCGGCAGCCATATTAGCTCGATGAACTCAGACGGTGTCGTGGCAATTAAAGAGCGTGAAGTCACGCCTTCCGATATCGACCGAGTGATCGACTCTGCGCGCGCTCGTGCGATTTCCGAAGGCCAGCGTGTGCTGCACGTGCTGCCGCAGGAGTTCTCGATCGATGCCCAAGGCGGCATTCGCGAGCCGTTGGGGATGTCCGGCGTGCGGCTGGAAGCCCAAGTGCATCTGGTGACGGCGGCCCTCAATGCCGTTCAGAATATCGAGAAGTGCGTGCGCCGCTGTGGGTTGGATGTCGACGCGATCATTCTCGAACAGCTGGCGTCAAGCATGGCCGTGCTGACTGAGGACGAGCGTGAGCTGGGTGTTTGTATGGTCGATATCGGCGGTGGCACCACCGATATGGCGATCTTTACCGAGGGAGCGATTCGCCACACGGCGGTCATTCCCATTGCTGGCGATCAGGTTACCAACGATATCGCCATGGCGCTGCGCACGCCGACTCAGCACGCCGAAGAGATTAAAGTGAAATACGCTTGCGCGTTAACACAATTGGCAGCAAGCGATGAGATGATCAAGGTTCCCAGTGTCGGTGACCGTCCAGCCAGAGACCTATCGCGCCAAGCGCTGGCAGAAGTGGTCGAGCCACGTTACGAAGAGCTGTTTACCTTGGTAAGAGACGAATTACGTCGCAGCGGCTATGAGGATATGGTCGCTGCGGGGGTGGTGCTCACCGGCGGCACCTCGCGCATGGAAGGTGTGAGCGAATTGGCAGAAGAGATTTTTCACATGCCGGTTCGTATTGCCTGCCCGCAAAATGTCAGAGGCTTGGCAGATGTGGTTCGCAATCCTATCTATGCGACGGGCGTTGGTTTACTGCATTATGCACTGCAGGAAACGCGTCATGGGCAAGGCCTAGAAAGCCACGGGGGAGTCGTTGCGGCCCACAAAGGACGTAACGAATTAGCCCGGCGTGATATCAAGGATGGCCATTCGGCGCTGGCAAGAATCAAAGGCTGGTTCAAAGGAAATTTCTGA
- a CDS encoding cell division protein FtsQ/DivIB, whose product MKKRNAWLGVVLLALLLGAGGRALWLWLDRPIERVSIRGEWEYVSAEYLRTQLAPLVQEATWLSADLGELRRRALTIGWLNEVRISREWPNALVFELVEQTPVARWNDEFLLNPEGEPFAFAPLAVPEGLPDLAGPGGSSEEVLAYYQRLLPHFAGLSLSLAQLRLEPRGAWRLQLSSGAWVMLGRRQHGERLARLSASWQRELANVSDHIRYIDLRYPNGVAVAWHGETEFQESEPSTNAE is encoded by the coding sequence ATGAAAAAACGCAACGCATGGCTAGGCGTTGTGCTGTTGGCACTACTGCTGGGTGCCGGGGGGCGAGCGCTGTGGTTATGGCTGGACCGCCCCATCGAGCGAGTGTCGATCCGCGGTGAGTGGGAGTACGTCAGCGCCGAATATTTACGTACCCAGTTAGCGCCGCTGGTGCAGGAAGCGACTTGGTTATCGGCTGATTTGGGCGAACTTCGCCGTCGCGCACTCACCATTGGGTGGCTAAACGAGGTGCGCATCTCCCGTGAGTGGCCCAACGCGCTGGTCTTCGAACTCGTCGAGCAAACGCCGGTGGCACGCTGGAACGACGAGTTTCTCTTGAACCCCGAAGGGGAGCCGTTTGCTTTTGCTCCCCTTGCCGTTCCTGAAGGCTTGCCCGACTTGGCAGGCCCTGGGGGGAGCAGCGAAGAAGTGTTGGCCTACTATCAGCGTTTGCTGCCGCACTTCGCTGGGTTATCCCTGTCGCTCGCTCAGCTACGATTGGAGCCGCGTGGCGCCTGGCGTTTACAGCTATCCAGCGGTGCTTGGGTAATGTTGGGCCGTCGTCAGCACGGCGAGCGATTGGCGAGGCTGTCAGCTTCTTGGCAACGCGAACTTGCCAATGTCAGCGATCATATTCGCTACATCGATTTGCGCTACCCTAATGGTGTCGCGGTCGCTTGGCACGGAGAAACAGAGTTTCAAGAGAGTGAACCATCGACAAATGCAGAGTAA
- a CDS encoding D-alanine--D-alanine ligase — protein sequence MNRGQVGSLDRVVVVYGGTSAEREVSLKSGAAILAALKRQGVDAIGYDPKEGGLAGLERLAPSAVFVALHGRGGEDGTLQGALELLGLPYTGSGVLASALGMDKQRTKQVWQAVGLPTPECIMLSEHADWAAVVEQLGLPMMVKPVHEGSTLGISIVKSQEELRSAYTAAAKFDARVMAERFVVGDEYTVALLGDDVLPAIRVEVPGGFYDYEAKYIANTTQYHLPCGLSDEEEQSLAALCKEAFVAVGGQGWGRIDVMRDKAGQFWLIEVNTVPGMTDHSLVPQAAAHAGIDFDTLVMRILQTAIAPSVAS from the coding sequence ATGAACAGGGGGCAAGTCGGTTCCTTGGACCGTGTCGTCGTCGTGTATGGCGGCACCTCTGCCGAGCGAGAGGTGTCTCTCAAAAGCGGCGCAGCGATTTTGGCTGCCCTAAAGCGTCAGGGTGTGGATGCGATCGGCTACGACCCTAAAGAGGGTGGCCTCGCTGGACTCGAGCGTTTGGCACCCAGCGCAGTGTTCGTTGCGCTACACGGTCGCGGCGGCGAAGACGGAACCTTGCAAGGGGCACTCGAGCTGCTAGGCCTGCCCTATACCGGCAGCGGCGTACTGGCCTCCGCGTTGGGGATGGACAAGCAGCGTACCAAGCAAGTGTGGCAGGCCGTGGGCTTGCCCACGCCGGAATGCATCATGCTCAGCGAGCACGCCGACTGGGCCGCCGTGGTTGAGCAGCTCGGCCTGCCAATGATGGTCAAACCGGTGCATGAAGGCTCTACCTTGGGCATCAGTATCGTCAAAAGCCAAGAGGAGCTGCGATCGGCGTATACGGCAGCGGCCAAGTTCGATGCGCGTGTCATGGCCGAGCGATTCGTCGTCGGTGATGAGTACACCGTGGCGCTGCTGGGAGATGATGTCTTGCCCGCCATTCGCGTCGAGGTGCCGGGCGGTTTCTATGACTATGAAGCCAAATACATCGCCAATACCACCCAATACCACTTGCCCTGCGGCTTGTCCGATGAGGAGGAGCAGTCTTTGGCAGCGCTCTGTAAAGAAGCGTTTGTCGCGGTAGGCGGTCAGGGCTGGGGACGCATCGACGTCATGCGGGACAAAGCTGGGCAGTTTTGGCTCATCGAAGTGAACACGGTGCCGGGCATGACCGATCATAGCCTCGTTCCGCAAGCGGCTGCCCATGCGGGTATCGACTTCGACACCCTGGTCATGCGGATTTTGCAGACGGCGATCGCGCCGAGCGTTGCGTCATGA
- the murC gene encoding UDP-N-acetylmuramate--L-alanine ligase, which translates to MRRIQRLHFVGIGGAGMCGIAEVLANQGYQVSGSDMKASAVVERLRQCGVNVAIGHAEAHVQGADVVVVSSAIDDANPEIRWAHEHRVPVVRRAEMLAELMRFRHGIAVAGTHGKTTTTSLTATLLAEGGLDPTFVIGGKLTSAGANARLGEGDYLVAEADESDASFLHLQPMVSIVTNIDADHMATYGGDFERLKSTFIEFLHNLPFYGLAVLCIDDPHVRGLCEQVKRQFVTYGFDEDADYRIVDFSQQGGEVSFTALRPGDAAPLAIRLAMPGRHNALNAMAAIVVATDAGVSDEAIQRGLTGFAGVGRRFQVHGHFPAPSGSGEIMLVDDYGHHPREVDMVIQAVRAGWPDRRLVMLYQPHRYSRTRDLYEDFVRVLSQVDTLVLLDVYSAGEAVLPGAEGRTLAGSIRQRGEVDPLFVEHKHELPALLTNVLRPGDILITQGAGDVGGISLRLAQAKLALDEVAL; encoded by the coding sequence ATGCGTCGTATTCAGCGGCTGCATTTCGTGGGTATCGGTGGTGCAGGCATGTGCGGTATCGCCGAGGTATTGGCGAACCAGGGTTACCAAGTCAGCGGTAGCGATATGAAAGCGTCCGCCGTGGTAGAGCGTCTGCGCCAGTGCGGTGTCAACGTGGCGATCGGTCATGCGGAAGCGCATGTCCAGGGAGCCGACGTGGTCGTGGTGTCCAGTGCGATTGACGATGCCAACCCTGAAATACGCTGGGCCCATGAGCACCGCGTGCCGGTGGTGCGTCGTGCTGAAATGCTGGCAGAGCTGATGCGCTTTCGCCATGGCATTGCCGTGGCGGGCACCCATGGCAAAACCACCACCACCAGCTTGACGGCCACGCTGCTAGCGGAAGGGGGGTTGGATCCGACGTTCGTGATTGGGGGTAAGCTCACTAGTGCCGGTGCCAACGCCCGCTTGGGTGAGGGCGACTACCTTGTGGCCGAGGCCGATGAATCCGACGCGTCGTTCCTGCACCTGCAGCCCATGGTTTCGATCGTGACGAACATCGATGCCGACCACATGGCGACCTATGGCGGTGACTTCGAGCGGCTAAAAAGCACGTTCATCGAATTCTTGCACAATCTGCCGTTCTACGGGCTGGCGGTGCTGTGTATCGACGACCCCCACGTGCGTGGCCTGTGTGAGCAGGTGAAGCGACAGTTCGTCACCTATGGCTTCGACGAAGATGCCGACTATCGCATCGTCGACTTTTCGCAGCAGGGGGGAGAGGTCTCGTTCACCGCGCTGCGCCCCGGCGATGCCGCGCCGCTGGCTATTCGCTTGGCCATGCCAGGACGACACAATGCGCTCAACGCCATGGCGGCGATCGTGGTGGCGACGGACGCAGGCGTCAGCGATGAGGCGATTCAGCGGGGACTGACCGGATTTGCAGGCGTGGGGCGCCGTTTTCAGGTACACGGCCACTTTCCAGCACCGTCGGGGAGCGGCGAGATCATGCTGGTGGACGACTATGGCCACCATCCCCGTGAAGTCGACATGGTGATTCAGGCAGTGCGAGCCGGCTGGCCCGACCGCCGTCTGGTAATGCTCTACCAGCCTCACCGCTATAGCCGCACTCGGGATCTATACGAGGATTTCGTACGCGTGCTCTCTCAGGTGGATACGCTGGTGCTGCTGGATGTGTACAGCGCGGGCGAGGCCGTACTGCCTGGGGCAGAAGGGCGCACGTTGGCAGGCTCCATCCGACAGCGCGGGGAAGTCGACCCGCTCTTTGTCGAGCACAAGCATGAACTGCCCGCCTTGCTGACTAACGTGCTGCGGCCGGGTGATATCTTGATTACTCAGGGCGCTGGGGATGTGGGCGGTATTTCGCTACGTTTGGCTCAGGCCAAGCTGGCGCTAGACGAGGTGGCGCTATGA
- the murG gene encoding undecaprenyldiphospho-muramoylpentapeptide beta-N-acetylglucosaminyltransferase, translating into MATNSRRRILIMAGGTGGHVIPALSLAHALQAKGVDVEWLGSPRGIENQLVPKAGIPLHTIAIQGLRGKGLVGWCKAPMNLSKAVLQARRIIQRFKPDVVVGLGGFASGPGGLAAWLSRVPLVIHEQNAVAGLTNKVLSRLATRTYAAFDDAFGQRAVVIGNPVRDEIAALGEHPKQVSDLVGRPLRLLVVGGSLGAVALNERLPPALAALPPERRPDVRHQAGKERDVATAQAYTEHGIVADVSPFIDDMAAAYAWADLVVCRAGALTVAELAAAAKPALLVPFPFAVDDHQRVNADVLVKAGAAQCVVQSALTPERLTQLLDELLDPDRLATMASKARQAAHLDATERLADGCLGLVKQGETA; encoded by the coding sequence GTGGCGACCAACTCACGTCGACGGATATTGATCATGGCCGGGGGGACCGGTGGGCACGTCATTCCTGCGCTTTCGTTAGCGCATGCGTTACAAGCCAAGGGTGTCGACGTGGAATGGCTCGGGAGCCCGCGCGGTATCGAAAATCAGTTGGTGCCCAAAGCCGGTATTCCGCTGCACACCATCGCCATTCAAGGGCTAAGAGGTAAAGGGCTCGTTGGCTGGTGCAAAGCGCCCATGAATCTTTCCAAGGCGGTATTGCAGGCGCGGCGTATCATTCAGCGTTTCAAGCCGGACGTCGTCGTGGGGCTTGGCGGTTTCGCCAGCGGCCCTGGCGGGCTAGCGGCGTGGCTGTCGCGGGTGCCGCTCGTGATTCACGAACAGAACGCCGTGGCGGGTCTGACCAACAAAGTGCTGTCGCGCCTGGCGACGCGTACCTACGCCGCCTTCGACGATGCGTTCGGCCAGCGGGCTGTCGTCATTGGTAACCCCGTGCGTGATGAGATCGCGGCGCTAGGGGAGCATCCCAAGCAGGTGTCGGATCTGGTGGGGCGGCCGCTCAGGCTGCTGGTAGTGGGTGGCTCCTTGGGAGCAGTTGCTCTCAACGAGCGGCTGCCCCCGGCACTGGCCGCGCTACCGCCAGAGCGGCGTCCTGACGTTCGCCACCAAGCCGGTAAAGAGCGCGATGTCGCGACGGCGCAAGCTTACACGGAACATGGCATCGTCGCCGATGTCAGCCCGTTCATTGATGATATGGCAGCGGCCTATGCCTGGGCGGATTTGGTGGTATGCCGTGCGGGGGCATTAACGGTGGCAGAGTTGGCGGCTGCCGCCAAACCGGCGCTGTTGGTGCCTTTTCCCTTTGCCGTCGATGACCATCAGCGAGTCAATGCCGATGTGTTGGTCAAGGCGGGAGCGGCGCAGTGTGTGGTTCAGTCCGCGCTGACGCCTGAGCGTTTAACCCAATTACTAGATGAATTATTGGACCCTGACAGGCTCGCGACCATGGCGTCGAAGGCGCGCCAGGCTGCTCATTTAGATGCCACCGAGCGTCTTGCCGACGGCTGTTTGGGTTTGGTAAAGCAAGGAGAAACTGCGTGA
- the ftsW gene encoding putative lipid II flippase FtsW, with protein MSDASVSRIQRLRAALTTQHLPCDIWLVLAVVALAGLGWVMVSSASIGLLENSYHYSRQHGIFLVLAMAACLFMLCVPLELWRQNAALILLVSIFMLVVVLIIGQEVNGSKRWISLPGPLPSLQVSELAKIGLIFYMAAFMSRFTYELRQRAFTMWRPLAVLAVPASLLFLAPDFGGMVVYTVCVIGMLMMSGASLTLLVGSGGVLGFGAVMMVVMEPYRLARWTSFLDPWADQFATGYQLTQALIAFGRGHVTGTGLGNSVQKLHYLPEAHTDFIFAVVAEELGMIGAIAMVLLFTLFIVRAMWVGRRAELAGHLFGAYVSYGIGFIVAAQAFINMAVSSGLLPTKGLTLPLISYGGSSLLVTGMMIGLLLRVDAETRHRPRRTPTPYRARREPRLS; from the coding sequence ATGAGCGATGCGTCCGTTAGCCGTATTCAGCGCTTGCGCGCTGCCTTGACGACTCAGCATCTGCCCTGTGATATCTGGCTGGTCTTGGCCGTCGTGGCGCTGGCGGGATTGGGCTGGGTCATGGTCAGCTCTGCCTCGATAGGACTTCTGGAGAATAGCTACCACTACTCCCGGCAGCACGGCATTTTTTTGGTGTTGGCGATGGCGGCTTGCCTGTTCATGCTGTGCGTGCCCCTGGAGCTTTGGCGCCAGAATGCGGCGCTCATTCTGCTCGTCAGTATTTTCATGCTGGTAGTGGTGCTGATCATCGGTCAGGAAGTGAACGGCAGTAAGCGCTGGATTTCACTGCCAGGACCGCTACCGAGTTTGCAGGTCTCGGAGTTGGCGAAAATCGGTTTGATCTTCTACATGGCGGCATTTATGTCGCGTTTTACCTACGAGTTGCGTCAGCGGGCGTTTACCATGTGGCGGCCCTTGGCCGTTCTGGCGGTGCCTGCGAGTCTGCTATTTCTTGCTCCAGACTTCGGCGGCATGGTGGTCTACACCGTTTGTGTCATTGGCATGCTGATGATGAGCGGTGCGTCGCTGACGCTGCTGGTTGGTAGCGGTGGCGTGTTAGGGTTTGGCGCGGTCATGATGGTCGTGATGGAGCCTTACCGCTTGGCGCGCTGGACCAGCTTCCTCGACCCTTGGGCGGATCAGTTTGCCACTGGCTATCAGTTGACCCAGGCGCTGATTGCGTTTGGCCGTGGCCACGTCACCGGCACGGGGTTGGGCAACAGTGTCCAAAAGCTTCACTATTTGCCGGAAGCGCATACGGATTTCATTTTTGCCGTGGTGGCCGAAGAGCTGGGCATGATTGGCGCCATTGCCATGGTGCTGCTGTTTACCCTGTTCATCGTACGCGCGATGTGGGTAGGCCGTCGGGCAGAGCTGGCAGGTCATCTGTTCGGTGCCTACGTCAGCTATGGGATTGGTTTTATCGTCGCTGCTCAAGCGTTCATTAATATGGCGGTGAGCTCTGGTCTGTTGCCGACCAAAGGCCTCACATTGCCACTCATCAGTTACGGCGGTTCTAGCCTCTTGGTGACCGGTATGATGATCGGGCTGCTGCTACGGGTCGATGCGGAAACTCGCCACCGCCCGCGACGTACGCCGACCCCTTATCGTGCGCGTCGAGAACCACGTTTATCGTAA